The genomic window AGAGGACCTTTTTCTAAATTCAATTAGAGTCACGTTCTGACTTGCTTAGGGGTCTTCCTGTACGCAACTCATTATTACTATCACTCTAGCATAAGCTAGCACTActactaattatattaataataggAATCATAAGCAGAATATGAATGTACCTGTGAAACTTGTTGAGTAGGGAACATTCCAGCCAATTGTATTAGAATTTTACCTCCTTCCTTAGAAGCAATATAGGAGACTAGCACTTGCAATTGCGCTTTAACGGTATCCAACTCTTCTTGCACATTTGGACCACAAGTAGATGATGTGCCAACATCATTTGAAGAACCTAAATTCATTTGACTAATTCTTGTAGTGTTGTTCTTGAAAGCAATTGTTGGAACAGCTCCCATACCTAAACATCGAACACGACCAGTGTGCTCTTTCCCAAAAACTACTCCAAGAGCATCAAGAGGAGAATTAACAGTTAATTCCATCGGTTGTTGGCTGCTATGTGCTTCAATCTTCtcctacatatataaaaaaagagaaagaataaaaaatagtattatcttataaaaaagaaagaaaaagaaatacaaacaAGTTACTTATTACACTTTAGTCTTATcgttatttttttaactttttcattAACATAACTTCCATCTATTTTCTTGTGAGTGATGTCCCACATTTGAACCCTACTAACTTCTTTTCCCGTCTCTTCCATCTAGAATTTAAGAAAAGTAGACGATGCAGAGAAAAATATCAGAACAAATGAGAACTGCACTAAATATCAGGAGAAAAAACAAAtacaagaaagaaaaggaaaagaaaatccaACCACCAATATGAATCGGAGGAAAATAGAAAGTATAAACAAGTGAACTGTGCTAATAGAAACAAATTAATCAGATGCTGATTTGTGCATAATGTAGTGCCCTACTACCCCACCAAGtggatgggaaagaaaacatcaAAACAATACCATATGCAACCATACATAATGGCCCTACAAAGCATGACAGTCAATAATACAAAGGGTCCCAATAAATAAAGATTCTGCAAAGAAATAGACAAACTGACATGGAATATCAATAAAAATTGCTaactaacaataataaaaaaaagtccaCAAATTGTGTGTAAATTCTGGTGTACAAGTAATTTCCTCATTGTGCAAAAGAAAAATACTCAGAAGGAATGGAGCCAACTTTCAGAATCTGGGTTTCGGAAAGAGCTTTGTTTAAAAAGTTAGACCCTTTTGTTTTCCTTCAGAAAGCTAAAACCCTTTTCTCATGAATATagagtgaagaagaagatgaagatgacgaAGAAGAAGCTTACCTAATAAACGAGCTCCAACCACGCGAACAACAAAACAAGGTTTCTCATTAATCTTCTTTCATAATAATGCAGATATATAGctggaagaaggaaaaaaaaggaaaaataattttaaaaaagaacaaaaaaaatgaacCACCAGTATTTATTATATCAAAAAC from Arachis ipaensis cultivar K30076 chromosome B09, Araip1.1, whole genome shotgun sequence includes these protein-coding regions:
- the LOC107616995 gene encoding uncharacterized protein LOC107616995 isoform X2, yielding MELTVNSPLDALGVVFGKEHTGRVRCLGMGAVPTIAFKNNTTRISQMNLGSSNDVGTSSTCGPNVQEELDTVKAQLQVLVSYIASKEGGIGSGD
- the LOC107616995 gene encoding uncharacterized protein LOC107616995 isoform X1, with the protein product MELTVNSPLDALGVVFGKEHTGRVRCLGMGAVPTIAFKNNTTRISQMNLGSSNDVGTSSTCGPNVQEELDTVKAQLQVLVSYIASKEGGKILIQLAGMFPTQQVSQGLDQETEISSPKELGSRSSGASNKEA